The following proteins come from a genomic window of Athalia rosae chromosome 1, iyAthRosa1.1, whole genome shotgun sequence:
- the LOC105683718 gene encoding venom protease-like isoform X1: MQMWNCFGGILVLLLHSASSQDFGTITCTTPSGEDGNCISIRQCKPLLNLLLSQGNAAGNFLRSSVCGYDGFDPRVCCPRDSGDESDKENELTTQRQTAAYGPLYPEQCGYSNTTHTRVVNGLPAKLGAWPWIVALGYKSARVGNPPKWLCGGTLVSSRHIVTAGHCVFNRKDLYIARLGDLDLISDDDGANPVDIPIEKITLHPAYDSARYTNDIAVIRLERDVAFTPTLHPICLPLTDDIRLKDFTRLFPFIAGWGAVYFNGPSSPRLLELQIPVVEMETCKRAFEEFKMTEIDDRVICAGFARGGKDACQGDSGGPLMYPRGRNYFLIGVVSYGYKCAEPGFPGVYTRVTSFLDFIQSNLV; the protein is encoded by the exons ATGCAGATGTGGAATTGTTTCGGAGGAATCTTAGTTCTGCTGTTACACTCAGCTTCCTCACAAG ATTTTGGTACAATCACTTGTACGACACCATCGGGTGAAGATGGTAACTGTATCAGTATAAGACAGTGTAAACCATTGCTGAATCTTCTGCTCTCGCAAGGAAATGCAGCTGGTAATTTCTTGCGAAGCTCGGTTTGTGGCTACGATGGATTTGATCCAAGAGTTTGCTGTCCACGAGATTCCGGGGACGAATCCGATAAAGAAAACGAGCTTACCACTCAAAGGCAAACTGCGGCCTACGGTCCACTATACCCGGAGCAATGTGGATACAGTAATACCACACATACCAGAGTTGTGAATGGACTTCCAGCAAAATTGG GTGCGTGGCCATGGATAGTAGCACTTGGATACAAATCTGCAAGAGTCGGAAATCCTCCGAAATGGTTGTGTGGCGGAACTTTAGTGTCATCTCGTCATATAGTAACAGCTGGCCATTGCGTCTTTAATCGCAAAGATCTGTACATCGCGCGGCTTGGCGATTTGGATCTTATAAGTGATGACGATGGTGCCAATCCTGTTGACATACCGATAGAGAAAATCACCCTTCATCCAGCTTATGATTCAGCTCGCTACACGAATGATATTGCTGTTATCAGATTGGAACGAGACGTGGCATTCACTC CAACTCTTCATCCAATTTGCTTGCCGCTTACAGATGACATCCGACTGAAGGATTTCACTAGACTATTTCCTTTCATTGCTGGATGGGGAGCAGTCTATTTCA ACGGTCCTTCAAGTCCTCGCCTTTTGGAGCTCCAAATACCCGTTGTAGAAATGGAAACATGTAAGCGGGCttttgaagaatttaaaaTGACAGAAATAGATGACCGAGTGATTTGTGCCGGATTTGCTCGTGGCGGAAAGGACGCGTGCCAA GGAGATAGCGGGGGCCCGCTGATGTATCCCCGTGGTAGAAACTACTTTTTAATTGGCGTTGTTTCATATGGATATAAATGTGCAGAACCTGGATTCCCAGGTGTTTACACTCGAGTAACGTCATTTTTGGATTTCATTCAGTCTAACTTGGTGTAA
- the LOC105683718 gene encoding venom protease-like isoform X2 gives MDIFIFYFLHPITIDFGTITCTTPSGEDGNCISIRQCKPLLNLLLSQGNAAGNFLRSSVCGYDGFDPRVCCPRDSGDESDKENELTTQRQTAAYGPLYPEQCGYSNTTHTRVVNGLPAKLGAWPWIVALGYKSARVGNPPKWLCGGTLVSSRHIVTAGHCVFNRKDLYIARLGDLDLISDDDGANPVDIPIEKITLHPAYDSARYTNDIAVIRLERDVAFTPTLHPICLPLTDDIRLKDFTRLFPFIAGWGAVYFNGPSSPRLLELQIPVVEMETCKRAFEEFKMTEIDDRVICAGFARGGKDACQGDSGGPLMYPRGRNYFLIGVVSYGYKCAEPGFPGVYTRVTSFLDFIQSNLV, from the exons AtggacattttcattttttattttttgcacccGATAACTATCG ATTTTGGTACAATCACTTGTACGACACCATCGGGTGAAGATGGTAACTGTATCAGTATAAGACAGTGTAAACCATTGCTGAATCTTCTGCTCTCGCAAGGAAATGCAGCTGGTAATTTCTTGCGAAGCTCGGTTTGTGGCTACGATGGATTTGATCCAAGAGTTTGCTGTCCACGAGATTCCGGGGACGAATCCGATAAAGAAAACGAGCTTACCACTCAAAGGCAAACTGCGGCCTACGGTCCACTATACCCGGAGCAATGTGGATACAGTAATACCACACATACCAGAGTTGTGAATGGACTTCCAGCAAAATTGG GTGCGTGGCCATGGATAGTAGCACTTGGATACAAATCTGCAAGAGTCGGAAATCCTCCGAAATGGTTGTGTGGCGGAACTTTAGTGTCATCTCGTCATATAGTAACAGCTGGCCATTGCGTCTTTAATCGCAAAGATCTGTACATCGCGCGGCTTGGCGATTTGGATCTTATAAGTGATGACGATGGTGCCAATCCTGTTGACATACCGATAGAGAAAATCACCCTTCATCCAGCTTATGATTCAGCTCGCTACACGAATGATATTGCTGTTATCAGATTGGAACGAGACGTGGCATTCACTC CAACTCTTCATCCAATTTGCTTGCCGCTTACAGATGACATCCGACTGAAGGATTTCACTAGACTATTTCCTTTCATTGCTGGATGGGGAGCAGTCTATTTCA ACGGTCCTTCAAGTCCTCGCCTTTTGGAGCTCCAAATACCCGTTGTAGAAATGGAAACATGTAAGCGGGCttttgaagaatttaaaaTGACAGAAATAGATGACCGAGTGATTTGTGCCGGATTTGCTCGTGGCGGAAAGGACGCGTGCCAA GGAGATAGCGGGGGCCCGCTGATGTATCCCCGTGGTAGAAACTACTTTTTAATTGGCGTTGTTTCATATGGATATAAATGTGCAGAACCTGGATTCCCAGGTGTTTACACTCGAGTAACGTCATTTTTGGATTTCATTCAGTCTAACTTGGTGTAA
- the LOC105683721 gene encoding gamma-secretase subunit pen-2, which yields MDLSKMPNEKKLYLCKWYFRGGFAMLPFLWAVNAIWFAKEAFSAPHYDEQKQIRRYVIFSGLGAVLWFAGLLAWIITFQTQRAAWGEFADSISYIIPTGIP from the exons ATGGACTTGTCAAAAATGcctaatgagaaaaaattatatctttgCAAATGGTATTTTCGAG GAGGTTTTGCTATGCTACCATTCCTCTGGGCTGTAAATGCAATTTGGTTCGCAAAAGAAGCTTTCTCTGCACCGCACTATgatgaacaaaaacaaatacgGAGGT ATGTGATATTCTCTGGTCTAGGAGCGGTGTTATGGTTTGCAGGACTTTTGGCTTGGATCATTACTTTTCAAACACAGCGAGCTGCCTGGGGTGAATTTGCAGATAGCATCAGCTATATTATTCCCACTGGCATACCAtaa
- the LOC105683716 gene encoding glucose-6-phosphate exchanger SLC37A2 isoform X1, with amino-acid sequence MLPTTDVPWGLRAIGWFWTKCTNQRRFNRLAWYKGGILALTYMAYTCYHMTRKPISVVKNVLSQDCSKLVPPPDMDPNTTNHNWCDWAPFDTADASALLGTLDSAFLFAYAGAMFLSGFVAERVNLRYFLALGMIFSGISCYLFGVARPYEIHSLWYFVLVQAIGGVFQTSGWPGVVTVVGNWFGNGKRGLIFGIWNSHTSLGNILGTIIAAEFVETDWGLSFMVPGAIMGVVGFILFLFLAPNPADVGFVTPEPMRYRQIDAINSSDEGSPINDGSANCAGDDRVVHRNATRLQCVEQNNGGEAILRTETSPMLAVNRKPHVPGEKTPIGFIGALRIPGVIEYSLCLFFAKLVSYTFLYWLPLYISASTKFSARLSADLSTLFDIGGIAGAITAGLLSDWSGMSAVTCAAMLSLAVPMLFVYDYIGSVSVGLNITLLLLAGILVNGPYALITTAVSAELGMHPSLEGNSRALATVAAIIDGTGSIGAAVGPLLAGLVSNWAGWHNVFYMLMASDVIALLFLSRLVYREYKSYAQRRRAV; translated from the exons ATGTTACCTACAACTGACGTACCATGGGGCCTGCGAGCAATTGGCTGGTTTTGGACCAAATGTACAAACCAACGACGATTCAATCGTCTAGCCTGGTATAAAGGAGGAATATTAGCCCTTACCTACATGGCATACACCTGCTATCATATGACCAGGAAGCCGATCTCAGTAGTTAAAAACGTTCTGAGTCAGGATTGCAGCAAATTAGTACCTCCACCAGACATGGATCCAAACACAACTAATCACAATTGGTGTGACTGGGCTCCGTTCG ATACGGCGGATGCCTCTGCGCTGCTGGGTACCTTGGATTCCGCTTTTCTATTTGCTTATGCAGGGGCGATGTTCCTCAG CGGGTTTGTAGCAGAGCGTGTAAATCTCCGCTATTTTCTTGCTCTTGGCATGATATTCTCCGGAATCAGCTGTTATCTCTTTGGTGTAGCCAGGCCCTACGAGATCCATAGCCTTTGGTACTTCGTTTTAGTTCAG GCGATAGGTGGAGTATTTCAAACATCTGGTTGGCCAGGAGTGGTGACTGTGGTCGGAAACTGGTTTGGCAATGGCAAACGTGGTCTAATTTTTGGCATCTGGAACTCTCATACGTCTCTAGGAAATATTTTGGGTACCATCATTGCAGCAGAATTCGTTGAAACCGACTGGGGACTCAGTTTCATGGTACCTGGAGCTATCATGGGAGTAGTTGGATTCATACTATTTCTATTCTTGGCACCAAATCCTGCAGACGTCGGATTTGTTACGCCCGAACCCATGAGATACAGACAAATAGATGCAATAAACAGCTCGGACGAAGGCAGCCCTATTAACGATGGTTCAGCAAATTGTGCGGGAGATGAC CGAGTCGTCCACCGCAACGCAACGCGTCTTCAATGTGTTGAACAGAACAATGGCGGT GAGGCAATTCTTCGTACCGAGACAAGCCCTATGCTAGCAGTGAATCGGAAGCCACATGTACCTGGGGAAAAAACACCAATTGGATTTATCGGTGCATTGCGTATACCTGGTGTCATTGAGTATTCGCTATGCCTGTTCTTTGCAAAACTAGTAAGCTACACATTCCTCTACTGGCTGCCTCTGTATATATCCGCATCGA cCAAGTTTAGTGCCAGATTAAGTGCTGATTTATCTACGTTGTTTGATATTGGTGGCATAGCTGGAGCAATTACAGCCGGACTTTTATCAGATTGGAGTGGGATGAGTGCTGTAACTTGTGCTGCTATGCTATCACTGGCGGTCCcaatg TTATTTGTTTACGATTATATTGGAAGTGTAAGTGTTGGTTTGAACATTACACTGCTCCTTCTAGCAGGTATATTAGTAAATGGTCCCTATGCTCTCATAACCACTGCTGTATCTGCTGAGCTTGGAATGCATCCAAGTTTAGAAGGGAATTCAAGAGCGTTGGCTACTGTTGCTGCAATTATTGATGGAACTGGGAGTATTGGAGCAGCTGTAGGCCCACTCTTAGCAGGCCTGGTTTCTAACTGGGCAGGCTGGCATAATGTATTCTACATGTTGATGGCTTCCGATGTAATAGCGCTTTTA TTCTTGTCCAGGCTGGTCTACAGAGAATATAAGTCATACGCACAACGACGGCGGGCCGTCTAA
- the LOC105683716 gene encoding glucose-6-phosphate exchanger SLC37A2 isoform X2, with product MLPTTDVPWGLRAIGWFWTKCTNQRRFNRLAWYKGGILALTYMAYTCYHMTRKPISVVKNVLSQDCSKLVPPPDMDPNTTNHNWCDWAPFDTADASALLGTLDSAFLFAYAGAMFLSGFVAERVNLRYFLALGMIFSGISCYLFGVARPYEIHSLWYFVLVQAIGGVFQTSGWPGVVTVVGNWFGNGKRGLIFGIWNSHTSLGNILGTIIAAEFVETDWGLSFMVPGAIMGVVGFILFLFLAPNPADVGFVTPEPMRYRQIDAINSSDEGSPINDGSANCAGDDEAILRTETSPMLAVNRKPHVPGEKTPIGFIGALRIPGVIEYSLCLFFAKLVSYTFLYWLPLYISASTKFSARLSADLSTLFDIGGIAGAITAGLLSDWSGMSAVTCAAMLSLAVPMLFVYDYIGSVSVGLNITLLLLAGILVNGPYALITTAVSAELGMHPSLEGNSRALATVAAIIDGTGSIGAAVGPLLAGLVSNWAGWHNVFYMLMASDVIALLFLSRLVYREYKSYAQRRRAV from the exons ATGTTACCTACAACTGACGTACCATGGGGCCTGCGAGCAATTGGCTGGTTTTGGACCAAATGTACAAACCAACGACGATTCAATCGTCTAGCCTGGTATAAAGGAGGAATATTAGCCCTTACCTACATGGCATACACCTGCTATCATATGACCAGGAAGCCGATCTCAGTAGTTAAAAACGTTCTGAGTCAGGATTGCAGCAAATTAGTACCTCCACCAGACATGGATCCAAACACAACTAATCACAATTGGTGTGACTGGGCTCCGTTCG ATACGGCGGATGCCTCTGCGCTGCTGGGTACCTTGGATTCCGCTTTTCTATTTGCTTATGCAGGGGCGATGTTCCTCAG CGGGTTTGTAGCAGAGCGTGTAAATCTCCGCTATTTTCTTGCTCTTGGCATGATATTCTCCGGAATCAGCTGTTATCTCTTTGGTGTAGCCAGGCCCTACGAGATCCATAGCCTTTGGTACTTCGTTTTAGTTCAG GCGATAGGTGGAGTATTTCAAACATCTGGTTGGCCAGGAGTGGTGACTGTGGTCGGAAACTGGTTTGGCAATGGCAAACGTGGTCTAATTTTTGGCATCTGGAACTCTCATACGTCTCTAGGAAATATTTTGGGTACCATCATTGCAGCAGAATTCGTTGAAACCGACTGGGGACTCAGTTTCATGGTACCTGGAGCTATCATGGGAGTAGTTGGATTCATACTATTTCTATTCTTGGCACCAAATCCTGCAGACGTCGGATTTGTTACGCCCGAACCCATGAGATACAGACAAATAGATGCAATAAACAGCTCGGACGAAGGCAGCCCTATTAACGATGGTTCAGCAAATTGTGCGGGAGATGAC GAGGCAATTCTTCGTACCGAGACAAGCCCTATGCTAGCAGTGAATCGGAAGCCACATGTACCTGGGGAAAAAACACCAATTGGATTTATCGGTGCATTGCGTATACCTGGTGTCATTGAGTATTCGCTATGCCTGTTCTTTGCAAAACTAGTAAGCTACACATTCCTCTACTGGCTGCCTCTGTATATATCCGCATCGA cCAAGTTTAGTGCCAGATTAAGTGCTGATTTATCTACGTTGTTTGATATTGGTGGCATAGCTGGAGCAATTACAGCCGGACTTTTATCAGATTGGAGTGGGATGAGTGCTGTAACTTGTGCTGCTATGCTATCACTGGCGGTCCcaatg TTATTTGTTTACGATTATATTGGAAGTGTAAGTGTTGGTTTGAACATTACACTGCTCCTTCTAGCAGGTATATTAGTAAATGGTCCCTATGCTCTCATAACCACTGCTGTATCTGCTGAGCTTGGAATGCATCCAAGTTTAGAAGGGAATTCAAGAGCGTTGGCTACTGTTGCTGCAATTATTGATGGAACTGGGAGTATTGGAGCAGCTGTAGGCCCACTCTTAGCAGGCCTGGTTTCTAACTGGGCAGGCTGGCATAATGTATTCTACATGTTGATGGCTTCCGATGTAATAGCGCTTTTA TTCTTGTCCAGGCTGGTCTACAGAGAATATAAGTCATACGCACAACGACGGCGGGCCGTCTAA